The following DNA comes from Candidatus Liberimonas magnetica.
CAAAACCTAACCAGGATTTTCGTTTTGACATACCTGTTATCGGCCCAAAAACGATAGAAGTTATGTCCGAGGTCAAAGCAAAAATAATTGCAATAGATTCAGAGATGACTCTTTTGATCGAAAAAGAAAAACTGATGAAACTGGCAAATGAAAATAATATAACTATCGTTGCGTTATAAGGAAAATCACTGTTGTTCGACGCATTTTGTCATTCCTGCGAAAGCAGGAACCCAGTTTTTAATATCGAAGATAAAACTTCTGGATACCAGCTTTCGCGGGTATGACACATAATTTCGATAATAATAAGGGAAAATTATGAACATAAAAACAGCTGTTCTAGGAGTTGGTTCACTGGGACAGCACCATGCAAGGGTCCTTGCCAACCATCCCAATTCCTTATTGACAGCTATCGTTGATGTCGATACAAAAAGAGGCGAAAAAATAGCAAAGCTATATAACGCACAAAGTCACTCCGATTATAAAAGCGTTATAGGCAAGATACAGGCGGCAGTTATTTCGGTACCTACTCCTTTTCATTTTAAAATAGCAAAAGAATTGATGGAAGCCGGGATTCATTGCCTTGTCGAAAAACCTTTTACTTCGACAGTAGAAGAAGCACAGGAGCTTATCTCCATATCGATTGAAAAAAAGCTTCTGCTTCAGGTAGGGCTTATTGAAAGGTTTAATCCTGCCGTGATAGCAGCCAGACCGTTCATCCACTCGCCAAAATTCATTGAAGTTAACAGGCTTGGGCCTTATGATCCTAGGACGAGTCATATAGGTGTTGTGCTGGATCTTATGATCCATGACCTGGATATATTGCTTGCTTTAATGAACGACAAAGTGGTTTCACTGGAAGCTTTCGGTGCAAAGGTCTTATCTGACCATGAAGATATCGTAAAGGCCCGTTTAAAATTTTCAAACGGCTGCATAGCCGACCTGTCTGCCAGCAGGGTATCTCTTGAAAAATACAGAAAAATAAGGGTTTTTCAGAACGACAGCTACATATCCGTCGATTATGCGAATAAAAGCCTGAAAGTATACCGCAAAAAGTCCGATGTGATAAAGAGTTTTAACGATATTGAAATAATTAAGCCGAAATTAAAGGATGAGGAAATGCTTTATAAGGAACTTGACCATTTCCTGACCTGTGTTATTGAAGGGAAAAAAACAATGGTGTCAGGTGAACACGGCAGGGATGCTCTGGAACTTGCCCATGAAATCTTAAAGAACATGAAGTTATAGTCAACCAATGAATAAAAACATATTTATTGTTTCCGGAGACGCCTCCGGTGACAAACATGCCGCAAACCTTGTGCGTTCGATAAAATCTCTGTCAAAGGATACTTATGTATCTTCTGTCGGCGGAGAAAACCTTAAAATTGTATCTGATCATTTCCTTGATGATATAGTCAGTTTCAGCGCTTTTGGTTTTTTACCGATAAGACAGTATTTTAAATTAAGAAAAATATTCAAAAAGATTACCCTGTACTGGAAAGAAAGAAAACCGGATAAAGTGATACTTGTCGATTATTACGGTTTTAATATACATATAGCTCGTGAGGCTTACAGGCAGCAAATTCCTGTTTATTATTACATCAGCCCACAGGTATGGGCTTCAAGGCCGGGAAGGGTGAAGAAACTCTCAAAGTTTGTAAATAAAATGCTTGTAATTCTTCCTTTTGAAGTAGATATCTACAAGAAAGCAGGCATGGATACGGCTTTTGTCGGGCATCCTCTCATAGATATGGTACCTGCCGTAGACTCTAACTCGTTTAAATCAGGGTATGAAAGACCGGTGATAGGGCTTTTCCCAGGCTCAAGGCAGCACATAGTCGACCGTCATTTAAAATTGCTTAAAGAAGTTAAAGATATTATTAATAAAGAGATACCTTCGGATTTTAAGATCTTCGGGTTGAGATCACTGGATTATAAAAATACTGATATACCGGTATTTTATGAAGATACCTATGATGAAAGAAAAAAACTTACTCTAGCTCTTAGCGTTTCGGGTACGGTAAGTTTGGAAAACGCTCTTTTAGGTGTGCCTATGATAGTTTTTTATAAACTTTCGCAATTGAATTATCTGATCGCCCGGATGGTCGCGAACGTAAAGTATATAACCATGGTAAATATCCTGGAAGAAAAAGAAGTAGTGCCTGAGTTCATTCAAAATGAAGCGACGCCTCAAAATATCGCAGGAGCTGCAATAAACCTGTTAAGGAACACAGAAAAATTGGACTATCTTAAGAAAAAATTGATATCTTTCAGGAGCCGCCTGGGCCAGAATTATGTAAGCATAAGGGCGGCAAAAATAATATTGGGGATCGTATGATACTAAAAAGGCTTATTGATTATTTAAAGCCTCACATGAACCGGTTCTTGTTATCTCTTTTTTGTATGGCTATTTTCTCGGCTATAACCGGCGCTACCATGTGGATAGTAAAAAACATGGTAGACAAGATATTTATAGCACGCGACACAAAGATGCTTTATATTTTAACGGCTATGATACCTGTAGCATTTTTCCTAAAAGGGATCGCAGGTTACGGACAGAACTACCTCATGTATTACATAACTCAAAACATAATCAAGACCTTGAGGAACGAGCTCTATGAAAAATTAATTACGCTGTCGCACAGTTTTTACGTAAAGAACTCTACTTCAAAACTGATGGCCCGCGTTACGAACGACGTACAGGTTTTATCGAATGCCTTGTTCCGGGTCCCGCCCAGCATAATAAGGGACGGCCTTACCGTGATCTTTATGATAGGCATTATATTTTATTTGAACTGGAGGTTTGCAACCCTGTCGCTCATAATATTTCCCGTGGCAAGCATACCTCTGTCGGGTTTTGCCCGAAAAATGAGGAACGCTTCAAGAGAAGGGCAGAAACAGATGGCTGAAGTATACGAATCCCTCCAGGAAACCCTTTCAGGAATAAATGTTATAAAAGCTTTTATAAAAGAAGATGATGAAATAAAACGCTTTCATAAAGAAAACGAGGATTTTTATCAGACCCAGCAGAAGTTTATTCGGGTAGACGCCCGTTCAAGCCCGATAATGGAATTTATAGGAGCGGTTGCCGTAGCCTTTGTCCTGTGGTTCGGCGGAATGGACGTCATAAACGGAGTTTGGACTCCGGGCTCGTTTTTCGCGTTCCTTACAGCTGCTTTTTCTATTTACCAGCCTTTAAAGAATTTTGCAAGCACTAATTCGCTGATACAACAGGCGATCGCAGGAGCGGAACGCATATTTGAGATACTGGACGAAAAACCGACTATAGTCGACAATGATGGAGCAGTAACCTTGCAGCCTTTTAAAGCTTCTATTGTATATGATAACGTGACTTTTCATTATCCTGAAAAAGAAAATGTGCTTTCAAAAATAAATCTTAGTATAAACCAGGGAGATATAATCGCAGTGGTCGGCCCGTCCGGGTCCGGAAAGACGACGCTTGCAAACCTTCTGCTTCGTTTTTATGATGTGGATGAGGGCAGGGTTTTAATTGACGATAAAGATATAAGGGATGTGACATTGCAGTCTTTGCGTACTCAAATCGGCATAGTGACCCAGGAAGTAATATTGTTTAATGAGACAGTAAATTTTAATATAGCTTACGGCAAGAAAGAGGCAGCTTTCGAAGAGATAGTTTCAGCAGCAAAAGCGGCAAACGCGCATAAATTTATAGAACAATTATCCCAGGGCTATAATTCTATGATAGGAGAACGGGGGGTAAGGCTTTCAGGAGGGGAAAAGCAGAGGCTTTCAATAGCAAGAGCCATATTAAAGAACCCGCCGATATTGATACTGGATGAAGCGACGAGTTCGCTCGATGCCGAATCCGAAAAACTCGTTCAGGAAGCGATCGAACGTTTGATGCAGCACCGGACGGTTTTTCTCATCGCGCACAGGCTTGCTACGGTAAAAAAGGCAAACAGGATCATTGTCCTGGATAAAGGAAAAATAGTCGAACAGGGAACGCACGAACAATTATTAGGCAACGAGGAGGGCATATACAAACGTTTACATTACCTGCAAATCTTGGATTAATTACTGTCATCTTATTGTCGCTATTTTCATTTTGTACTTCAGTTTTTGCTAAACCTGAAGCTCCGACACAATATAATACCTTTGACGGCCTTCCTCCAGGAGGCAGGTCTCTGGGCCTGGGCTATGCTTACAGCACTGTAGGAGGAGACCCTTCCATTATCTATTTTAATCCTGCGGGCCTTGGCTTATCGGAAGACAGTTTATTGTCTTTCAGCTACGAAATAACCAGGCAGAGCGCTTTGACCTCAGATGAAATAGTACAGGGTGAAGCATTGCAGATCAGGAACCTGGTTTTTATCGGGCTCTCCAACCCGCAAGGAGCTTTATCCTGGCGGCCGCTGGCTAGCGACGCCATACATATTGTAAGCGGATTAGACAAGATAGATACCCAGACTAAGATCAATGCTTACACTTTTTCAGTAAAAACAAAGGAAGATAAGGTCTATACAGGTCTTAACCTTACATATTTAAGCGGAAGGATAGGCCAGTCAAAGATCATAAACAATATCCCGTCGGCGGTAATTTCCGACGGTAACGGCGTTAGCCTGGACCTGGGCACAATTTGTAAAGTCTCTGATGAGCTGAACGTGGGTTTAAATCTGAAAAACCTGTGCGGCTTCATGTGGTGGGATGACTATGAAACTGATTTGCTGCCGTTTTCTATAGTAACCGGATTTTCATTTAATATTTCGAAATTTTCTATTTTTGCTTTTGACTGGGAAAAAAGATATTACAGGAAAGACGACAGTTCTCCGCAAGAACTGACGCATATAGGTTTAGAACAGAGCCTGGGAAATATTTTAAGCTTTCAAATAGGTATGTACGGGCCGGACCTGAACAATAAGAACCTGTCAAGGTTTACCGGAGGAATATCTTACCAGAAAGGCAGTTACAAATTGTCATTGGCAGGGGAAAAATATATGGTTTCAAGCAATGATGTTTACAGGTATTTGTTCAGCTTGAATATCCCTGTTAAATAGCTTTTATGACTTCGCCTGATTTGATGCAGTTAGTGCATACGTAAGCTTTTATCTTTTTACCTGCTAAAATTATTTTCTGATGTTGAAGGTTAGGCATAAAAGTCCTGTTCGAGGCTTTATGTGAATGGCTGACTTTATTACCGCTTTTTGGCCCTTTCCCGCAAATTACGCATTTAAAAGACATTTTATTTGTTTACCTCCGTAGATTTTTCTTGTTTTATTGAAGTATATATATACCAAATTAATCACTAAATAGCAAGTGTCATCTGATTTTGGACACTTCGGAGGTGGTCCGCCCTGGGCGGAACTCCTGCGAAGTGTAAAATGGTTAAGCTGAATTTGCTATACTAAAAATCATGTTAAATCAATCTGTCCAGTATATTAAAGGAATCGGCCCTAAAAGAGCAGAAATGCTCTCCCGCCTTGGTATAAAAACCATTCATGATGCGTTGAGTTATTTTCCAAGAGAATACGAAGACCGCAAGGTACCCTTAAAGATAGCCCTTGCCTCTGCCGGCAAGAAAGCAATTATCCTGGCTAAAGTTGAGTTATCGGAACAAATACAGCTGGGCAAAAACCTTTCTGCATTCAAGGCGTGCTTAAGCGATGGAAGCGGAATAATTTTTGCTGTTTTTTTCAGGAAATCGAGCCCATACTACAAGCATGATATTTTTTCTTCGCTAAAAAGGGATTTTGTCAAAGGCAAAAAAGTGCTTGTTTACGGCCAAGTAGAAATTAATTTCGGAAAAAAAGAAATAAATGCCGAAGAATATGAGCCGGTGGCGGATGAAACAAAGCTGGGTGAGTTGATACATTTTAACAGGATAGTACCGGTATACCCATTGACAGAAGGCATCAGCCAAAAATGGTTCAGGGAATTCATGTACCATGCCGTAGACAGCAGCCGGCACGATTGGCCCGAACCTTGCCCGGAAAGCATAAAAAAGGCAATGAATTTTAAAAATGCAAAGGAAACTCTTATGTCCATTCATTTCCCGAAAGAGCTTTCTGATATCGAGCCGGCAAGAAAAAGGCTTGCTTTTGACGAGTTCCTGCTTCTTGAAACAGCCCTTGCTATAGTCAAGGAAAGGAACAACAAAAACTTTAAGGAAAGAAAATATCCGGTTAAAAAGTCCCTTTTAACGCCGTTCAGGGAAAAGCTGGGGTTTGAGTTTACAGCTTCCCAGAAGAAGGTGATAAATGAGATATTCTCTGACATGCAGAAAACAACTCCCATGAACCGCCTCTTAATGGGCGATGTCGGCTCAGGGAAAACGGTTGTTGCGCTTAGCGCTGTCCTGTTAGCTATAGAAAACGGATACCAGGCAGTTTTCCTAGCGCCTACTGAGATACTTGCTGAACAGCATTTCCTGACAGTAAATAATATGCTTAAAGGTTTAAACATCAACACAGCTCTTTTGACAGGCAGGGCTAACAGAGCCAAAAAGGAAAAACGCTCAATAAAAGAAGACTTGTCCCTGGGCAGGACAAATTTAATAATAGGGACTCACGCACTTATAGAAGAAGATGTTAAATTTAAAGACCTTGGCCTGATAGTTATAGATGAGCAGCACAGGTTCGGGGTAATGCAGAGGGCGGAGATACATATAAAATCAAAAAATCCCGATGTGCTCGTTATGACGGCAACTCCTATCCCAAGGACTCTTGCGCTTACTTTGTACGGCGACCTGGATATTTCTGTAATTGATGAACTGCCTCCCGGCAGGCAGCCGGTCAAAACCATGCACCTGAAAGATTTTCAAAGCTATAATCTTGTTAAAGACGAAATAAAAAAGGGCCATCAGGCATACATAGTTTATCCGTTGATAGAGGAATCGGACAAAATTGAACTTAAAGCTGCGGTAAAAGAAGCGGATTACCTGTCAAAAACGGTATTTCAGGATTATAAGGTGGGGCTGCTGCACGGGCAGATGCCGGCCGGTATAAAAGACAAAATAATGCTTGATTTCAGGGACAAGAAATACGATATACTTATTTCAACAACAGTAATTGAGGTTGGAATAGACGTAGCCAATGCCACTGTAATGGTCATTGAACACGCAGAAAGGTTCGGCCTTGCAACGCTCCATCAATTAAGAGGAAGAGTAGGAAGGGGGAAAGATAAATCTTTTTGCTTTTTGATAGGAGAGCCAAAAAGCGAAGATTCGATAAGAAGGATAAACGTGCTTGTCAATAACGCAAGCGGTTTTGCCATAGCAGAAGAAGACCTCTCCTTAAGGGGCCCAGGCGAGTTCTTTGGCACAATGCAGCACGGCTTGCCTCCTTTTAAAGCCGGAAAGATAGTCTATGACGCTCCTGTAATAGAACAGGCAAAAGATGCAGCGCAAAAAATAATTAAGGAAGACCCCGGTCTTATAAACCACGAAAACCTCGTTTTAAGGATAGAAATGCTCTCCCTCTACAAAGACAAGTTCGCCCTGTCTAATATCGGATAAAACCAAGTAGAGCCTCTTCCGATGCAACTTGCCTTACGAAGCTTTAGCGAAGGGAGGGGTTTGGACGCGGAACCTCTCTTAGACTTACCCAAATAAATTGCAATACAAGTATAAAAAATATAAAATTGACATGTATGTTAGGCTCATTTTCTAATAAAATTTGACAAAAGATACAAATAAACGCAATCGCAGGTATTAATGAACACATACAAATCAAGAAAACAAACCAGATTAAAAGGGTATGATTATTCTTTGGAGGGGCATTATTTTGTAACCATTTGTTCAAAAGATAGAAAGAATATTTTTGGTGAAATAGAAGTTGTAGGGGCGGGCCTTGCGTCCGCCCGCTATAAAAATGAAATCAGATTATCAAAATTGGGCCAACTAATTGATAGTCAATGGCAAAACATCAAAAAACAATATTATAATGTCGAATTGGATCAATATATTATCATGCCAAATCATATTCACGGTATTATAATTGTTGACAATTCGGTATCTTTACGGGCGGACGCAAGGCCCGCCCCTACGGTGTCTGATATTGTTTGTTCATTCAAATCGAAATGTTCGGTTGAATATGTTAAATATATTCAACAAAATAATTTAAACATTCCCGGTAAAATATGGCAGCGTTCTTTCAATGACCATATAATTCGTACAGCAAATTCATTAGAGAACATCCGGGAATATATTATGAATAATCCTGTGAAATGGGATGAGGATGAAAATAATAATCAAAAGGGTCAGGCATGCCTGACCCCTACAAGCAACAAATAATTAAAATGTCAATAAATTTTAATATTTCTATAAATAGACAAAAAGCTTTTGGAAACCGTGTTAAAATTTAAGAATGTTAAAGCATTATATTGGGACCAATACAGTGAAGATGAAGCTGACTTCGATAATGAGGTGCGGAAAGGGATATGGTTCCGTTCAGATGATGTTACCACCCTTCCGGAACCCCCGGAGGGGTATATTTGGAATCGTGATAATAACAGCCTTCAATTAGGCGGTCTTCAGATAGGGAGAAAGATTAGATATCGATTATGGCATAATAAATTGGGATATATGCCAGGTTCAGAATAAAGAATAGTATTGGGAAAAAATGATAACATTGAAAACAAAATTCTTTTTTGCTATAATTTCATCAAATTATAATGTCATGTTCTTCACTAAAATTGCCATCCTACGTAAGACATTCGCCACAGAATCATTGGCGGTTGCTTAGAATAGTCAAAAGAGCAAGTCGTTTAGC
Coding sequences within:
- a CDS encoding Gfo/Idh/MocA family oxidoreductase, which gives rise to MNIKTAVLGVGSLGQHHARVLANHPNSLLTAIVDVDTKRGEKIAKLYNAQSHSDYKSVIGKIQAAVISVPTPFHFKIAKELMEAGIHCLVEKPFTSTVEEAQELISISIEKKLLLQVGLIERFNPAVIAARPFIHSPKFIEVNRLGPYDPRTSHIGVVLDLMIHDLDILLALMNDKVVSLEAFGAKVLSDHEDIVKARLKFSNGCIADLSASRVSLEKYRKIRVFQNDSYISVDYANKSLKVYRKKSDVIKSFNDIEIIKPKLKDEEMLYKELDHFLTCVIEGKKTMVSGEHGRDALELAHEILKNMKL
- the lpxB gene encoding lipid-A-disaccharide synthase gives rise to the protein MNKNIFIVSGDASGDKHAANLVRSIKSLSKDTYVSSVGGENLKIVSDHFLDDIVSFSAFGFLPIRQYFKLRKIFKKITLYWKERKPDKVILVDYYGFNIHIAREAYRQQIPVYYYISPQVWASRPGRVKKLSKFVNKMLVILPFEVDIYKKAGMDTAFVGHPLIDMVPAVDSNSFKSGYERPVIGLFPGSRQHIVDRHLKLLKEVKDIINKEIPSDFKIFGLRSLDYKNTDIPVFYEDTYDERKKLTLALSVSGTVSLENALLGVPMIVFYKLSQLNYLIARMVANVKYITMVNILEEKEVVPEFIQNEATPQNIAGAAINLLRNTEKLDYLKKKLISFRSRLGQNYVSIRAAKIILGIV
- a CDS encoding ABC transporter ATP-binding protein/permease, which codes for MILKRLIDYLKPHMNRFLLSLFCMAIFSAITGATMWIVKNMVDKIFIARDTKMLYILTAMIPVAFFLKGIAGYGQNYLMYYITQNIIKTLRNELYEKLITLSHSFYVKNSTSKLMARVTNDVQVLSNALFRVPPSIIRDGLTVIFMIGIIFYLNWRFATLSLIIFPVASIPLSGFARKMRNASREGQKQMAEVYESLQETLSGINVIKAFIKEDDEIKRFHKENEDFYQTQQKFIRVDARSSPIMEFIGAVAVAFVLWFGGMDVINGVWTPGSFFAFLTAAFSIYQPLKNFASTNSLIQQAIAGAERIFEILDEKPTIVDNDGAVTLQPFKASIVYDNVTFHYPEKENVLSKINLSINQGDIIAVVGPSGSGKTTLANLLLRFYDVDEGRVLIDDKDIRDVTLQSLRTQIGIVTQEVILFNETVNFNIAYGKKEAAFEEIVSAAKAANAHKFIEQLSQGYNSMIGERGVRLSGGEKQRLSIARAILKNPPILILDEATSSLDAESEKLVQEAIERLMQHRTVFLIAHRLATVKKANRIIVLDKGKIVEQGTHEQLLGNEEGIYKRLHYLQILD
- the rpmB gene encoding 50S ribosomal protein L28 — encoded protein: MSFKCVICGKGPKSGNKVSHSHKASNRTFMPNLQHQKIILAGKKIKAYVCTNCIKSGEVIKAI
- the recG gene encoding ATP-dependent DNA helicase RecG → MLNQSVQYIKGIGPKRAEMLSRLGIKTIHDALSYFPREYEDRKVPLKIALASAGKKAIILAKVELSEQIQLGKNLSAFKACLSDGSGIIFAVFFRKSSPYYKHDIFSSLKRDFVKGKKVLVYGQVEINFGKKEINAEEYEPVADETKLGELIHFNRIVPVYPLTEGISQKWFREFMYHAVDSSRHDWPEPCPESIKKAMNFKNAKETLMSIHFPKELSDIEPARKRLAFDEFLLLETALAIVKERNNKNFKERKYPVKKSLLTPFREKLGFEFTASQKKVINEIFSDMQKTTPMNRLLMGDVGSGKTVVALSAVLLAIENGYQAVFLAPTEILAEQHFLTVNNMLKGLNINTALLTGRANRAKKEKRSIKEDLSLGRTNLIIGTHALIEEDVKFKDLGLIVIDEQHRFGVMQRAEIHIKSKNPDVLVMTATPIPRTLALTLYGDLDISVIDELPPGRQPVKTMHLKDFQSYNLVKDEIKKGHQAYIVYPLIEESDKIELKAAVKEADYLSKTVFQDYKVGLLHGQMPAGIKDKIMLDFRDKKYDILISTTVIEVGIDVANATVMVIEHAERFGLATLHQLRGRVGRGKDKSFCFLIGEPKSEDSIRRINVLVNNASGFAIAEEDLSLRGPGEFFGTMQHGLPPFKAGKIVYDAPVIEQAKDAAQKIIKEDPGLINHENLVLRIEMLSLYKDKFALSNIG
- a CDS encoding transposase, with the translated sequence MNTYKSRKQTRLKGYDYSLEGHYFVTICSKDRKNIFGEIEVVGAGLASARYKNEIRLSKLGQLIDSQWQNIKKQYYNVELDQYIIMPNHIHGIIIVDNSVSLRADARPAPTVSDIVCSFKSKCSVEYVKYIQQNNLNIPGKIWQRSFNDHIIRTANSLENIREYIMNNPVKWDEDENNNQKGQACLTPTSNK